In the genome of Streptomyces aquilus, the window CCCGGCAGAGGCACCCTGGAGGGCAACCTCACCGAGATCGCCCGCCAGGCCTCCCTGTTCTATGAGCAGAGCTTCCCGATCGCCGCCTCCCTGTACGCCGAGACGCAGCTCAAGCGGCGGCACGACGACGTCCTGCGGACGATCGGCGCGGGTCCCCACAGGCCGATCGAGAACCTGGACGCCTACCTGCGCGCAGAACAGACGGCGGGCCGGGTCCGCCCCGACGCCGACACCTTCGCCGCCGCCTCCCTGCTCCTCGGCGCCTGCGCCCAGCGGGCCTTCGCCTACGACGCCACCGAGACCGGCGCCAGGCCGCCCGTCGACGAGTTCGCGACCCGCCTCGCCAGAACCCTCCTCGGCGGAATCTCCGTTGCGGAGGAACCCGGCAGCCCGCAACCCTGAGGCCATGAAGGAAGACCCTGAGGCCATGAAGGAACATGCATGCGGCTGAGGCTGCGCCAGTTCAGACCCAGGACCGGCCCCCACGAGTACCGGATCGTCCAGCCCCGCCGGCCCCTGCGCCACACCTCACTGAGCGCCCCCGAGCCGATCGGCCTGCTGCTCGGCGACCACGACGGGCTGAACCAACTGGCCGGCCTGTTCTCCTTCGCCGCCTACTCGCGCCACACGATCGTCCACGTCCCGCTGCGCGACGGCGTCCCGCCCGACGAGGGATGGGGCGAGCGCGTCGACCTCGTCCTGGCCCATGACAGCGCCGGCCTGCGCGCGAGCCAGTGGCCCGAGCTGCGCCGCCGCCTCACCCGCGGCACCCCGCTGACGGTACGCACCGATGAGGCCCGCACCGCGCGGGACATGGAGTCATGGCGCGCCCGCCGGTCCCACGCGGACGCCCGGGACGAGCTGCGGCACGCCACCCACGCGCGGACGCTCTTCCTCTTCGGCACCAGGGACCTCTTCGTCGAGATGGCCACCGCGTTCGCGTACGCGGCCGGTTGGGGACCGCTTGAGAAGCACGCCGCCAACGGGCACATGGCGTTCATGACGGCCTTCACGCTCGCCGAGCCGCCCGGAACCGGTGGGCACCCCCTGGAGGTGGACATCTGTTTCAAGCCGTATCCGCCCTACGCCCACTTCAAGAGGCCGGGCGCCCCCAAAAGGCCCCGTGAGCTCAGGACACCGGTCGGCTGAGCCAGTCGTCGACGCCCGCCAGCAGCTTCGCCTTCACGTCCTCCGGCGCCGCCGAGCCCCGTACCGACTGCCGGGCCAGCTCCGCCAGCTCCCGGTCCGTGAAACCGTGATGCTTCCGGGCGATCTCGTACTGCGCCGCGAGCCGTGAGCCGAACAGCAGCGGGTCGTCGGCGCCGAGCGCCATCGGCACCCCCGCCTCGAACAGCGTCCGCAGCGGCACGTCCTCCGGCTTCTCGTAGACGCCGAGCGCCACATTCGAGGCCGGACAGACCTCGCAGGTCACACCCCGGTCGGCCAGCCGCTTGAGCAGCCGCGGGTCCTCCGCGGCCCGCACCCCGTGCCCGATCCGGTGCGCGTCCAGGTCGTCCAGACAGTCCCGCACCGAGGACGGTCCCGCCAGCTCCCCGCCGTGCGGGGCCGACAGCAGCCCGGCGTCGCGCGCGATGGCGAAGGCCCGGTCGAAGTCCCGCGCCATGCCACGCCGTTCGTCGTTCGAGAGCCCGAAGCCGACGACGCCCCGGTCCGCGTACCGCACCGCCAGGCGCGCCAGCGTCCGCGCGTCCAGCGGGTGCTTCATCCGGTTCGCGGCCACCAGCACCCGCATCCCGAGCCCGGTCTCCCGCGAGGTCGTCTCCACCGCGTCGAGGATGATCTCCAGCGCCGGGATGAGCCCGCCGAGACGTGGGGCGTACGAGGTCGGGTCGACCTGGATCTCCAGCCACCCCGAGCCGTCCCGGACGTCCTCCTCCGCCGCCTCCCGCACCAGCCGCTGGATGTCCTCGGGCTGCCTGAGGCACGAACGCGCCGCGTCGTAGAGCCGCTGGAACCGGAACCAGCCCCGCTCGTCCGTGGCCCGCAGCCGCGGCGGCTCCCCGCTGGTCAGCGCCTCCGTCAGCGCGTCGGGCAGTCGTACCCCGTACTTGTCGGCCAGTTCCAGAACCGTCCCGGGCCGCATGGACCCGGTGAAGTGCAGGTGCAGATGGGCTTTCGGCAGCTCAGAGACATCACGTACACGCTCCATTCGCCGATCCTGCCGTACGCGCCCGCCGTCCCGGTAGCGCTTTCCCCGAACGTGGTCTTGCTCGCACAAAGGGTCGCGCGGAGAGTCATACGAAGAAGGGGCCCGCCTTCGACAAGGCGAGCCCCTTCCGACGGACCGGAACGTCAGTCCCGTGCCTCCGCCAGCAGCTTCTGGATGCGGCTGACACCCTCGACGAGGTCCTCGTCGCCCAGCGCGTACGACAGTCGCAGATAGCCCGGCGTACCGAAGGCCTCACCCGGGACGACCGCGACCTCGGCCTCCTCCAGGATGAGCGCGGCCAGCTCGACCGTGTCCTGCGGGCGCTTGCCGCGGATCTCCTTGCCGATCAGGGCCTTCACCGACGGGTAGGCGTAGAACGCGCCCTCGGGCTCCGGGCAGAGCACGCCGTCGATCTCGTTGAGCATCCGCACGATCGTCTTGCGGCGGCGGTCGAAGGCCTCCTTCATCTCCTCGACGGCCGACAGGTCGCCGGAGACGGCGGCCAGCGCGGCCACCTGGGCGACGTTGGAGACGTTCGAGGTGGCGTGCGACTGGAGGTTCGTCGCGGCCTTGACCACGTCCTTCGGACCGATGACCCAGCCCACACGCCAGCCCGTCATGGCGTACGTCTTCGCCACACCGTTGACGACGATGGTCTTGTCGGCGAGCTCGGGCACGACCACCGGGAGGGAGTGGAACTCGGCGTCGCCGTAGACCAGGTGCTCGTAGATCTCGTCGGTCAGGACCCACAGGCCCTTCTCGGCGGCCCAACGGCCGATCTCCTCGATCTGCGCGCGGGTGTAGACGGCGCCGGTGGGGTTGGACGGGGAGACGAAGAGAAGGACCTTCGTGTTCTCCGTGCGCGCCGCCTCCAGCTGCTCGACGGAGACGCGGTAGCCGGTCGTCTCGTCGGCCACGACCTCCACCGGGACACCGCCGGCGAGACGGATCGACTCCGGGTACGTCGTCCAGTACGGGGCCGGGACGATGACCTCGTCGCCCGGGTCGAGGATCGCGGCGAAGGCCTCGTAGATGGCCTGCTTGCCGCCGTTGGTGACGAGGACCTGGCTCGCGTCGACCTCGTAGCCGGAGTCGCGGAGGGTCTTCGCGGCGATCGCGGCCTTCAGCTCGGGGAGACCGCCGGCCGGCGTGTACCGGTGGTACTTCGGGTTGGAGCAGGCCTCGATGGCGGCCTGGACGATGTAGTCCGGGGTCGGGAAGTCCGGTTCACCGGCGCCGAAGCCGATCACCGGGCGCCCGGCGGCCTTCAGGGCCTTGGCCTTGGCATCCACGGCGAGGGTGGCGGACTCGGAGATCGCGCCGACTCGGGCGGAGACCCGGCGCTCGGTGGGAGAGGTTGCAGCGCTCATGAGCCCATCGTTTCAGACCGGAAACGCCCCCGGCACGCGGGTTTCACAGACTGAACAACCACTGAACAACCGTCCGGATTCACCGGGGTATTGGCGCGGTGGCCTGGGTGATCTTCGGCGGCCGGGCGGCCGTCAGCGGGACGATCTTCGGCCGCCGCGGTCCCCACAGGCCCTTTCTGTTCGACGCTGGGCTCCGGAGCACGTACACTCTCACCTCGTTGGCCTCACAACGGCCGCGCTCATCCGGTGCACACCGAGCACTCGGACGGATGCGGTACGTTTGGGGGGAACCACAAAGGGTCGTAGCTCAATTGGTAGAGCACCGGTCTCCAAAACCGGCGGTTGGGGGTTCAAGTCCCTCCGGCCCTGCTACACACACCTTCGCCAGGATGTGTGCGCATGTACGTACAGCAATGCACCGCCGTGCGGCTCAGACCGGGCGCGGCACGGCCACGACCCGGGAACAGGTGAGGACGAATGGCGGACGCCGTGGGCTCCATCGACACGCCTGATGCCCAGGACGAGGCACAGGAGTCGAAGAAGAAGGCCCGCAAGGGCGGCAAGCGTGCCAAGAAGGGCCCGCTGAAGCGCCTCGCCATCTTCTACCGACAGATCGTCGCAGAACTTCGCAAGGTCGTCTGGCCTACGCGCAGCCAGCTGACGACCTACACGACCGTGGTGATCGTCTTCGTGATCGTCATGATCGGCCTGGTCACCGTGATTGACTATGGACTCAACCACGCTGCCAAGTACGTCTTCGGCTGAGCAAAGTTGCGAAGGGCGCCGTGGTTACCGGCGCCCCTTTCGCATGTTCCACCCCTATGTATCCAGGAAGAAGCAGCCACCGTGTCTGACCAGAACCTGAACGACGCCATCGAGCCGGACGAGTCCGTGGAAGACGAGCTCGACATCGTCGAGGGCGCGGACGAGGACCTGGACGAGGTCGAGGCTGCCGATGAAGAGGCGGGCGAGCCCGCCGAGGAAGCCGCCCTCCACGTCGAGGACGAATCCGACGAGGACGCCGAGGACGAGTCCGGCGGCGACGTCGAGGCTGCCGAAGAGGCCATCGAGGAAGACGAAGAGGCTGTCGAGGAGGAGCCGGCCGAGCCGGTCGACCCCGTCGTCGCCCTGCGCGAGGAACTGCGCACCCTCCCCGGCGAGTGGTACGTCATCCACACCTACGCCGGTTACGAGAACCGCGTGAAGACCAACCTCGAGCAGCGCGCCGTCTCGCTGAACGTCGAGGACTACATCTTCCAGGCCGAGGTGCCGCAGGAAGAGGTCGTCCAGATCAAGAACGGCGACCGCAAGACGATCCGTCAGAACAAGCTCCCCGGCTACGTGCTGGTGCGCATGGACCTGACGAACGAGTCCTGGGGTGTCGTCCGCAACACGCCCGGCGTCACCGGCTTCGTGGGCAACGCCTACGACCCGTACCCGCTGACCCTGGACGAGATCGTGAAGATGCTCGCCCCGGAGGCCGAGGAGAAGGCCGCCCGCGAGGCCGCCGAGGCCGAGGGCAAGCCCGCTCCGCAGCGCAAGGTCGAGGTCCAGGTGCTGGACTTCGAGGTCGGCGACTCGGTCACCGTCACCGACGGCCCCTTCGCCACCCTCCAGGCCACGATCAACGAGATCAACGCCGACTCGAAGAAGGTCAAGGGCCTCGTCGAGATCTTCGGCCGCGAGACCCCGGTCGAGCTGTCCTTCGACCAGATCCAGAAGAACTGAGTCAGGCCCTTTGTCGGCCGACATACGCAGTGAGGGCGCCCCGCCGGCGGATTCCGGCCAGGGGCGCCTTCGGCGTTTTCGCGTGCCCCTCCTCTTCTTCGTGCTGGCAGCCGTCTTCGCCGCCGCCCCGGTCTTCGTGGGCGTCACCCAGTGGCAGCGGGTGGCCGAGGTGCAGGGCGGGGTCCG includes:
- the nusG gene encoding transcription termination/antitermination protein NusG translates to MSDQNLNDAIEPDESVEDELDIVEGADEDLDEVEAADEEAGEPAEEAALHVEDESDEDAEDESGGDVEAAEEAIEEDEEAVEEEPAEPVDPVVALREELRTLPGEWYVIHTYAGYENRVKTNLEQRAVSLNVEDYIFQAEVPQEEVVQIKNGDRKTIRQNKLPGYVLVRMDLTNESWGVVRNTPGVTGFVGNAYDPYPLTLDEIVKMLAPEAEEKAAREAAEAEGKPAPQRKVEVQVLDFEVGDSVTVTDGPFATLQATINEINADSKKVKGLVEIFGRETPVELSFDQIQKN
- a CDS encoding adenosine deaminase — protein: MERVRDVSELPKAHLHLHFTGSMRPGTVLELADKYGVRLPDALTEALTSGEPPRLRATDERGWFRFQRLYDAARSCLRQPEDIQRLVREAAEEDVRDGSGWLEIQVDPTSYAPRLGGLIPALEIILDAVETTSRETGLGMRVLVAANRMKHPLDARTLARLAVRYADRGVVGFGLSNDERRGMARDFDRAFAIARDAGLLSAPHGGELAGPSSVRDCLDDLDAHRIGHGVRAAEDPRLLKRLADRGVTCEVCPASNVALGVYEKPEDVPLRTLFEAGVPMALGADDPLLFGSRLAAQYEIARKHHGFTDRELAELARQSVRGSAAPEDVKAKLLAGVDDWLSRPVS
- a CDS encoding TetR/AcrR family transcriptional regulator encodes the protein MENRSARLRILDAAHELMLTVGLARATTKEIARAAGCSEAALYKYFDSKEDLFVQVLSERLPQLTPLLNSLAAEPGRGTLEGNLTEIARQASLFYEQSFPIAASLYAETQLKRRHDDVLRTIGAGPHRPIENLDAYLRAEQTAGRVRPDADTFAAASLLLGACAQRAFAYDATETGARPPVDEFATRLARTLLGGISVAEEPGSPQP
- the secE gene encoding preprotein translocase subunit SecE encodes the protein MADAVGSIDTPDAQDEAQESKKKARKGGKRAKKGPLKRLAIFYRQIVAELRKVVWPTRSQLTTYTTVVIVFVIVMIGLVTVIDYGLNHAAKYVFG
- a CDS encoding pyridoxal phosphate-dependent aminotransferase; the encoded protein is MSAATSPTERRVSARVGAISESATLAVDAKAKALKAAGRPVIGFGAGEPDFPTPDYIVQAAIEACSNPKYHRYTPAGGLPELKAAIAAKTLRDSGYEVDASQVLVTNGGKQAIYEAFAAILDPGDEVIVPAPYWTTYPESIRLAGGVPVEVVADETTGYRVSVEQLEAARTENTKVLLFVSPSNPTGAVYTRAQIEEIGRWAAEKGLWVLTDEIYEHLVYGDAEFHSLPVVVPELADKTIVVNGVAKTYAMTGWRVGWVIGPKDVVKAATNLQSHATSNVSNVAQVAALAAVSGDLSAVEEMKEAFDRRRKTIVRMLNEIDGVLCPEPEGAFYAYPSVKALIGKEIRGKRPQDTVELAALILEEAEVAVVPGEAFGTPGYLRLSYALGDEDLVEGVSRIQKLLAEARD